Proteins co-encoded in one Setaria viridis chromosome 9, Setaria_viridis_v4.0, whole genome shotgun sequence genomic window:
- the LOC117836440 gene encoding pentatricopeptide repeat-containing protein At5g15300, with protein sequence MLRKSGTQRRQPAFWRRCRSLRQIKQVHALMVLRGFLSDPSALRELIFASAVAVRGGVAHARLVFDRIPNPDRFMYNTLIRGAAHSDAPRDAVSIYARMARRRGDCCGGVRPDKLTFPFVLRACAAMGAGGTGAQVHAHVVKAGCESDAFVRNALIGMHASCGDLGVAAALFDSGARGDAVAWSAMISGCARRGDIGAARELFDESPVKDLVSWNVMITAYAKRGEMALARELFDRVPDRDVVSWNAMISGYVRSGSHRHAIELFEQMQCVGEKPDTITVLSLLSACADSGDLDVGQRLHSYLSERFSRTGLTTVLGNALIDMYAKCGSMKCAHEVFWSMRDKDVSTWNSIIGGLALHGHVNESIDLFEKMLKGNVKPDEITFVAVLVACSHGGMVDKGHKYFNLMQQQYRIEPSVKHFGCMVDMLSRAGLLKEAFEFIDTMKVEPNSVIWRTLLGACRIHGEVELAEHANLELLKARSDASGDYVLLSNIYASVGEWLGSEKMRKLMDDTGVNKEAGRAVIDGSSKDLMQSSRQF encoded by the coding sequence ATGCTGCGAAAGTCGGGAACCCAGCGCCGGCAGCCGGCGTTTTGGCGGCGGTGCCGCAGCCTCCGGCAGATCAAGCAGGTCCACGCACTCATGGTCCTCCGGGGCTTCCTCTCCGACCCCTCCGCGCTCCGCGAGCTCATCTTCGCCTCTGCGGTCGCTgtccgcggcggcgtcgcgcacGCCCGCCTCGTATTCGACCGAATCCCGAACCCGGACCGGTTCATGTACAACACCCTCATTCGCGGCGCCGCGCACAGTGACGCGCCCcgcgacgccgtctccatctaCGCGCGCATGGCCCGGCGCCGCGGAGACTGCTGCGGCGGCGTGAGGCCGGACAAACTCACCTTCCCGTTCGTgctccgcgcctgcgccgcgatGGGCGCGGGGGGCACCGGGGCGCAGGTCCACGCGCACGTCGTGAAGGCTGGGTGCGAGTCTGACGCTTTCGTCAGGAACGCGCTCATCGGCATGCACGCGAGCTGCGGGGATCTAGGCGTGGCGGCTGCGCTGTTCGACAGCGGAGCGCGCGGGGACGCCGTAGCATGGTCGGCGATGATCTCCGGCTGCGCGAGGAGAGGGGACATTGGTGCCGCCCGGGAACTGTTCGACGAGAGCCCTGTGAAGGACCTCGTGTCCTGGAACGTGATGATCACAGCTTACGCCAAGCGGGGTGAGATGGCCCTAGCGAGGGAATTGTTCGACCGCGTTCCTGATCGTGATGTCGTGTCATGGAATGCCATGATTTCTGGGTACGTGAGAAGTGGCTCACACAGGCATGCAATAGAGCTCTTTGAGCAGATGCAGTGTGTGGGAGAAAAGCCAGATACTATCACGGTGCTCAGCTTGTTGTCAGCCTGTGCCGACTCTGGTGATCTCGATGTTGGCCAGAGGCTCCATTCCTATCTGTCAGAGAGGTTTTCAAGAACTGGTCTTACCACCGTTCTTGGAAATGCGCTGATTGACATGTATGCAAAGTGTGGGAGCATGAAGTGTGCACATGAAGTGTTCTGGTCGATGCGAGATAAGGACGTCTCAACTTGGAACTCCATCATAGGAGGATTGGCATTGCATGGACATGTCAATGAGTCCATAGATTTGTTTGAGAAGATGCTAAAGGGGAATGTCAAGCCAGACGAAATCACCTTTGTTGCTGTCCTCGTTGCTTGCAGCCATGGAGGCATGGTTGACAAGGGGCATAAGTACTTTAACTTAATGCAGCAACAGTACAGGATTGAGCCCAGTGTCAAGCACTTTGGTTGCATGGTTGACATGCTGAGCCGTGCAGGACTGCTCAAAGAAGCATTTGAGTTCATTGACACAATGAAGGTCGAGCCTAATTCTGTCATATGGAGGACCTTGCTTGGGGCTTGTAGGATCCATGGTGAAGTTGAACTGGCTGAGCATGCGAATCTGGAACTTCTAAAGGCAAGGAGTGATGCAAGTGGGGATTATGTGCTTCTATCAAACATTTATGCTTCAGTTGGAGAATGGCTGGGGTCAGAGAAAATGAGAAAGTTGATGGACGACACTGGTGTCAACAAGGAAGCAGGCCGTGCAGTTATTGATGGCAGTTCAAAGGATCTAATGCAATCTTCTAGACAGTTCTAA
- the LOC117836208 gene encoding cytochrome P450 704B1 isoform X1: MVEAHATPAAPFFPLAGLHKYIAIFLVLLSWILVHKWSLRKQKGPRSWPVIGATVEQLRNYHRMHDWLVEYLSKHSSVTVDMPFTSYTYIADPVNVEHVLKTNFTNYPKGDVYRSYMDVLLGDGIFNADGELWRKQRKTASFEFASKNLRDFSAIVFREYSLKLSGILRQASKAGKVVDMQELYMRMTLDSICKVGFGVEIGTLSPDLPENSFAQAFDAANIIVTLRFIDPLWRLKRFFHVGSEALLEQSIKLVDEFTYSVIRRRKAEIMEARSSGKEEKQIKHDILSRFIELGEAGEDSGGLGDDKSLRDVVLNFVIAGRDTTATTLSWFTYMAMSHPDVAEKLRRELCTFEAERAREEGVELVPCGPDADDDESFAARVAQFAGLLTYDSLGKLVYLHACVTETLRLYPAVPQDPKGILEDDVLPDGTKVRAGGMVTYVPYSMGRMEYNWGADAARFRPERWINEDGAFRNASPFKFTAFQAGPRICLGKDSAYLQMKMALAILCRFYRFQLLEGHPVEYRMMTILSMAHGLKLRVSRAV; this comes from the exons ATGGTGGAAGCTCatgccacgccggcggcgccgttcTTCCCACTGGCAGGGCTCCACAAGTACATAGCgatcttcctcgtcctcctctcgTGGATCCTGGTTCACAAGTGGAGCCTGAGGAAGCAGAAAGGCCCGAGATCATGGCCGGTCATCGGCGCGACGGTGGAGCAGCTGAGGAACTACCACAGGATGCACGACTGGCTCGTCGAGTACCTGTCGAAGCACAGTTCAGTGACCGTCGACATGCCCTTCACCTCCTACACCTACATCGCGGACCCGGTGAATGTTGAGCATGTTCTCAAGACCAACTTCACCAATTACCCCAAG GGGGACGTGTACAGATCCTACATGGATGTGCTGCTCGGCGACGGCATATTCAACGCCGACGGCGAGTTGTGGAGGAAGCAGAGGAAGACGGCGAGCTTCGAGTTCGCCTCCAAGAACCTGAGAGATTTCAGCGCCATTGTGTTCAGAGAATACTCGCTGAAGCTGTCAGGCATACTGCGCCAAGCTTCCAAGGCAGGCAAAGTTGTGGACATGCAG GAACTGTACATGAGGATGACGCTGGACTCGATCTGCAAGGTTGGGTTCGGGGTTGAGATCGGCACGCTGTCGCCTGATCTCCCCGAGAACAGCTTCGCGCAGGCGTTCGACGCCGCCAACATCATCGTCACGCTGCGGTTCATCGACCCGCTCTGGCGCCTGAAGAGGTTCTTCCACGTCGGGTCAGAGGCCCTCCTCGAGCAGAGCATCAAGCTCGTCGACGAGTTCACCTACAGCGTGATCCGCCGGAGGAAGGCCGAGATCATGGAAGCCCGATCCAGcggcaaggaagagaag CAGATCAAGCACGACATCCTGTCGCGGTTCATCGAGCTGggcgaggccggcgaggacaGCGGCGGGCTCGGGGACGACAAGAGCCTCCGTGACGTGGTGCTCAACTTCGTGATCGCCGGGCGGgacacgacggcgacgacgctgTCGTGGTTCACCTACATGGCCATGTCGCACCCGGACGTGGCCGAGAAGCTGCGCCGCGAGCTGTGCACGTTCGAGGCGGAGCGCGCGCGCGAGGAGGGCGTAGAACTTGTCCCCTGCGgccccgacgccgacgacgacgagtcgTTCGCCGCCCGCGTCGCGCAGTTCGCGGGCCTCCTCACCTACGACAGCCTCGGCAAGCTGGTGTACCTCCACGCCTGCGTCACCGAGACGCTCCGCCTCTACCCCGCCGTCCCTCAGGACCCGAAGGGGATCCTGGAGGACGACGTGCTGCCGGACGGGACGAAGGTGAGGGCGGGAGGGATGGTGACGTACGTGCCCTACTCGATGGGGAGGATGGAGTACAACTGGGGCGCCGACGCGGCGAGGTTCCGGCCGGAGCGGTGGATCAACGAGGACGGCGCGTTCCGGAACGCGTCGCCGTTCAAGTTCACGGCGTTCCAGGCGGGGCCAAGGATCTGCCTGGGCAAGGACTCGGCGTACCTGCAGATGAAGATGGCGCTGGCCATCCTCTGCCGCTTCTACAGGTTCCAGCTGCTGGAGGGACACCCCGTCGAGTACCGCATGATGaccatcctctccatggcgcatGGACTCAAGCTCCGGGTCTCCAGGGCCGTCTGA
- the LOC117838137 gene encoding pentatricopeptide repeat-containing protein At5g15280, mitochondrial: MWKPWRLPLAIRIRHLRRGAKIGVRGFANDAPELSSNRGSLLRGGSSHVGEKRNSILAGAPEEAGSDLEQKTGEKFKNDVHSAVKSCSGIGSLVIAKCSHIFESRGDNFDGKCSLQDVLKPGLWLSPETLRRFWRVSELKPEDFLDILIGFGSSAAQVRNARFLWNLYRWASQQSKEFQHLPRSNETMVSVLADAHMLSQAESLLLSLDDHMGLPVSSELFSRIIQVYSEANNLEKSVALYDYARCKRLIPSVSCYQLLLHFLIRMGKDDLILRVYLDMLEVGFGSCTKGDVLDSVVMALIKKNKFAQALGILRQLKSLGIKLSKGSLSIVVEEFNKRKDIGDMMNFLEEWRCLPELRLCNRILASSCTNVGTDQAWLIFQRLEDLGFAPDATTFGIFIFHSCREMKLKSAFVYLSECFSRHIKPRVCAYNAILGGVFREGLYRHAKYVFEDMVERKVTPNISTYKIILAGYCWYRQFDDIEQVLRDMKTIGVNDFPSGNCAFSKALSFLGLDHLGVKIKRDNATGFPKAEFFDSVGNGLYLDTDSKKFEISLAHILDTAIHPVVNSELVSASQQGNVASALLVKDEAFQWGYDISPASCLELFKALCVSPAYLLDAIDLMEEMPDIFDKFGAHNLNLVIQTMSRKGMSAHARLVLEKMFREGLSISKDTYTYLMLGFCKERNIAGFWDCLNLATKYRWSPDSKDMMALTNCLCKWGVIEEALKFMNPLFDCYPDLFSSAYFALLKELCRTGYTSVGCAMLEALKEKGMVVDHSLLICVMEGFLKEQRTAESIGMYDIWFNRCKELDAFTYRSVLPSLPWLDTDRAKNLAESALTMEFPEFSYCSCILKELVQTGNMKLVMSVLPESTHGKLSGTLLNSLLQAYGCLKNWRKLDAVLCMMLKMDDDLSIPSYRFLVCRMCEQSRFSSASSLRALFQHSDKSRELITCNILIFYLSQRRNTSQVHDLLKDMECNGISPDRTTYDFLVYGFHKSGDTDSSVSMLDACISQGLQPSNRSLRIVLSHYCTLGNLEKSLALFQLIESSGWKHGLIIKTTLTSCLLSFGRHLEAKSCLNNLSKSEFIGSYMNFDGLIKKFCIIGDLRMSLNLLNTMLKKGKLPSEVSYSSVIYRLCILKEFDQALDFLAEMQFASLRPSESSCDALVHGLCALGRTCDARKILEMLTTLGSTPSHGMYRVVLDSYCRNSNLQKATALLHDMQQAGQVPNFEMHWSIISNFSSTNKKTEGNGEPILPNLFLCANPP, encoded by the exons ATGTGGAAGCCATGGCGGTTACCCCTCGCAATTCGTATCCGGCATCTCAG GCGAGGAGCCAAGATTGGAGTCAGAGGCTTTGCCAATGATGCCCCGGAGCTGAGCTCTAACAGAGGGAGCTTGTTGAGAGGTGGAAGCAGCCACGTTGGGGAGAAGCGCAATTCAATCCTTGCAGGCGCtccagaggaagctgggtcTGATTTGGAGCAGAAAACTGGAGAAAAGTTTAAAAACGATGTCCATTCTGCAGTAAAATCGTGCTCTGGCATTGGGAGTCTGGTTATAGCCAAGTGCTCTCACATATTTGAGAGCAGAGGGGACAACTTTGATGGGAAGTGCAGCTTACAAGATGTTCTTAAGCCTGGTTTGTGGCTCTCGCCAGAGACCCTCCGCCGGTTCTGGCGTGTCTCTGAGCTGAAACCTGAGGATTTTCTTGACATTTTGATTGGTTTTGGGTCCAGCGCGGCACAAGTGAGAAATGCGAGATTCTTGTGGAATTTGTACAGGTGGGCGTCACAGCAGAGCAAGGAGTTCCAACATCTGCCAAGGTCAAATGAGACCATGGTATCTGTACTTGCAGATGCTCATATGCTCAGTCAAGCTGAATCGCTACTGCTCTCATTGGATGATCATATGGGTCTGCCTGTTTCAAGTGAACTATTCAGTCGGATTATCCAGGTGTATTCAGAAGCAAACAACCTCGAGAAATCAGTTGCACTCTATGATTATGCAAGGTGTAAGCGTTTGATTCCTTCAGTTTCATGCTATCAGTTACTTCTTCATTTTCTGATCAGAATGGGAAAGGATGACTTGATTTTAAGAGTATATTTGGACATGCTAGAAGTTGGATTCGGTTCTTGCACCAAAGGAGACGTTCTTGATTCTGTTGTCATGGCTTTaatcaagaaaaataaatttgcGCAAGCTCTTGGTATACTAAGGCAACTAAAGAGTTTGGGCATTAAATTAAGCAAGGGATCCCTATCAATTGTAGTAGAAGAATTTAACAAGAGAAAGGATATTGGGGATATGATGAACTTTTTGGAAGAGTGGAGGTGTTTACCTGAGTTGCGTCTTTGCAACAGAATCCTTGCATCTTCATGCACCAATGTTGGTACTGATCAGGCATGGTTGATCTTCCAAAGATTGGAGGACTTAGGGTTTGCTCCAGATGCTACTACTTTTGGAATTTTCATATTTCATAGCTGTAGAGAAATGAAACTGAAATCTGCATTCGTATATTTATCGGAGTGCTTTTCTAGACATATTAAACCTAGAGTGTGTGCTTATAATGCTATTTTAGGTGGTGTTTTCAGGGAGGGACTGTACAGACATGCAAAGTATGTCTTTGAAGATATGGTTGAAAGAAAAGTAACACCCAATATTTCAACATATAAGATAATTCTGGCAGGATATTGCTGGTACAGACAGTTTGATGATATTGAGCAAGTCTTGAGGGATATGAAAACCATTGGTGTAAATGATTTCCCCTCTGGAAACTGTGCTTTCTCTAAGGCCTTATCATTCTTGGGGCTAGATCACCTAGGAGTGAAAATTAAGAGAGATAATGCCACTGGTTTCCCGAAAGCTGAGTTTTTTGATTCAGTTGGCAACGGACTGTATTTGGACACTGATTCCAAAAAGTTTGAGATTTCATTGGCACATATTTTGGATACGGCAATTCACCCAGTTGTTAACTCAGAGCTAGTCAGTGCATCTCAGCAAGGCAATGTTGCAAGTGCTCTTCTTGTGAAAGATGAAGCTTTTCAGTGGGGATATGACATTTCACCAGCTAGCTGCTTAGAACTATTCAAGGCCTTATGTGTGAGCCCTGCATATTTATTAGATGCCATTGACCTTATGGAGGAGATGCCGGATATATTTGACAAGTTTGGTGCTCACAATCTTAATTTAGTTATCCAAACAATGAGTAGGAAAGGGATGTCAGCTCATGCAAGACTGGTTTTAGAAAAAATGTTCAGAGAAGGCTTGTCAATAAGTAAAGACACATATACTTATTTGATGCTAGGCTTCTGTAAAGAAAGGAACATAGCAGGGTTTTGGGATTGTTTGAATCTTGCAACAAAGTATAGGTGGTCACCTGATAGCAAGGATATGATGGCCCTCACAAATTGCTTGTGCAAATGGGGAGTAATTGAGGAAGCCCTGAAGTTTATGAACCCATTATTTGACTGTTATCCTGATCTGTTTTCCAGTGCATATTTTGCACTTCTCAAAGAATTGTGCAGGACAGGTTATACCAGTGTTGGATGTGCAATGTTGGAGGCTCTCAAAGAAAAGGGTATGGTTGTGGATCACTCACTACTGATTTGTGTGATGGAGGGCTTCCTAAAGGAGCAGAGGACTGCTGAATCAATTGGAATGTATGACATCTGGTTTAACAGATGCAAAGAACTAGATGCATTTACTTACCGATCTGTGTTGCCTTCATTACCATGGCTTGATACAGATCGAGCCAAGAACTTGGCAGAATCTGCACTGACCATGGAATTTCCTGAATTCTCATATTGCAGTTGCATTTTGAAGGAATTAGTGCAAACAGGAAATATGAAGCTGGTCATGTCAGTCTTGCCAGAATCAACTCATGGGAAGCTCAGTGGCACCTTGTTAAATTCCTTGCTTCAAGCATATGGTTGTCTAAAAAATTGGAGAAAGTTAGATGCAGTTCTTTGCATGATGCTAAAGATGGATGATGACCTTTCTATACCTAGCTATCGCTTCCTTGTCTGTAGAATGTGTGAGCAAAGTCGGTTTTCTAGTGCATCAAGCCTTAGAGCACTGTTCCAACATAGTGACAAGTCAAGAGAGTTAATTACATGCAACATTCTCATATTTTATCTTTCTCAGAGAAGAAACACCTCGCAGGTTCATGATTTATTGAAGGACATGGAATGTAATGGTATTTCTCCTGACAGAACGACCTATGACTTCCTTGTCTATGGATTTCACAAGTCTGGAGATACCGATAGTTCAGTTAGTATGCTTGATGCCTGTATTTCTCAGGGATTACAACCAAGCAACCGCAGTCTCAGAATAGTGTTGAGTCATTACTGCACGCTAGGAAACCTTGAGAAATCACTAGCATTATTTCAATTGATTGAGAGCAGTGGATGGAAGCATGGTTTAATCATTAAAACCACCCTCACTTCATGTCTCCTTTCATTTGGGAGACATTTGGAAGCAAAGTCATGTCTGAACAACCTGAGCAAAAGTGAATTTATCGGATCGTACATGAATTTTGATGGACTCATCAAGAAATTCTGCATAATAGGAGACTTGAGAATGTCACTTAACCTGCTAAATACAATGTTAAAGAAGGGCAAACTACCTAGTGAAGTCAGTTACAGCTCTGTCATATACAGGCTGTGTATTTTGAAAGAATTTGATCAGGCACTTGATTTTCTTGCTGAAATGCAATTCGCAAGCCTAAGACCAAGTGAGTCCTCCTGTGATGCACTTGTACATGGTCTTTGTGCCCTGGGAAGAACTTGTGATGCTAGGAAGATTTTGGAAATGCTAACCACCTTGGGATCCACACCATCCCATGGCATGTATCGAGTTGTTCTTGATAGCTATTGCAGAAACAGCAATCTACAGAAGGCTACGGCACTTTTGCATGACATGCAACAAGCAGGCCAAGTACCCAACTTTGAGATGCATTGGTCTATTATAAGCAATTTCAGCAGTACCAACAAGAAAACTGAAGGAAATGGAGAGCCCATTTTGCCAAACCTTTTTCTTTGTGCGAATCCCCCATAA
- the LOC117836210 gene encoding SWR1 complex subunit 6 has protein sequence MDGEEENVGPFRRTSSRTRRMATRMASALASSDNRAQAALARLEALESDNAGVEVVDLNDDEYGSTDEEDPVLMQKKQSKIMKRKTRQGKALEKRAARSFMDVLQEANLESLPPNVPTYLKAAVGPPSTSSRRHYCSVCGSSANYTCVRCGTRFCSCRCQVIHNDTRCLKFVA, from the exons ATGGACGGGGAGGAAGAGAACGTCGGGCCCTTCCGCCGGACGAGCAGCCGCACGCGCCGCATGGCCACGCGCATGGCATCCGCGCTCGCCAGCTCTGACAACCGCGCCCAG GCTGCATTAGCTCGTCTTGAAGCTCTTGAGAGTGATAATGCTGGGGTTGAGGTGGTAGATCTTAATGATGATGAGTATGGATCCACGGATGAGGAAGACCCTG TGCTCATGCAAAAGAAGCAGTCCAAGATCATGAAACGCAAGACAAGGCAAGGGAAAGCTTTGGAGAAGAGGGCAGCAAGATCTTTCATGGATGTGTTGCAAGAA GCAAATCTTGAGTCCCTGCCTCCTAATGTCCCAACATATTTGAAGGCGGCTGTCGGTCCACCGAGTACTTCATCTCGACGCCACTACTGCTCGGTTTGTGGGAGTTCTGCAAATTACACATGCGTGAGGTGTGGAACACGGTTCTGTTCATGCCGCTGTCAAGTCATACACAATGACACTCGCTGCCTTAAATTTGTAGCTTGA
- the LOC117836208 gene encoding cytochrome P450 704B1 isoform X2 → MVEAHATPAAPFFPLAGLHKYIAIFLVLLSWILVHKWSLRKQKGPRSWPVIGATVEQLRNYHRMHDWLVEYLSKHSSVTVDMPFTSYTYIADPVNVEHVLKTNFTNYPKGDVYRSYMDVLLGDGIFNADGELWRKQRKTASFEFASKNLRDFSAIVFREYSLKLSGILRQASKAGKVVDMQELYMRMTLDSICKVGFGVEIGTLSPDLPENSFAQAFDAANIIVTLRFIDPLWRLKRFFHVGSEALLEQSIKLVDEFTYSVIRRRKAEIMEARSSGKEEKIKHDILSRFIELGEAGEDSGGLGDDKSLRDVVLNFVIAGRDTTATTLSWFTYMAMSHPDVAEKLRRELCTFEAERAREEGVELVPCGPDADDDESFAARVAQFAGLLTYDSLGKLVYLHACVTETLRLYPAVPQDPKGILEDDVLPDGTKVRAGGMVTYVPYSMGRMEYNWGADAARFRPERWINEDGAFRNASPFKFTAFQAGPRICLGKDSAYLQMKMALAILCRFYRFQLLEGHPVEYRMMTILSMAHGLKLRVSRAV, encoded by the exons ATGGTGGAAGCTCatgccacgccggcggcgccgttcTTCCCACTGGCAGGGCTCCACAAGTACATAGCgatcttcctcgtcctcctctcgTGGATCCTGGTTCACAAGTGGAGCCTGAGGAAGCAGAAAGGCCCGAGATCATGGCCGGTCATCGGCGCGACGGTGGAGCAGCTGAGGAACTACCACAGGATGCACGACTGGCTCGTCGAGTACCTGTCGAAGCACAGTTCAGTGACCGTCGACATGCCCTTCACCTCCTACACCTACATCGCGGACCCGGTGAATGTTGAGCATGTTCTCAAGACCAACTTCACCAATTACCCCAAG GGGGACGTGTACAGATCCTACATGGATGTGCTGCTCGGCGACGGCATATTCAACGCCGACGGCGAGTTGTGGAGGAAGCAGAGGAAGACGGCGAGCTTCGAGTTCGCCTCCAAGAACCTGAGAGATTTCAGCGCCATTGTGTTCAGAGAATACTCGCTGAAGCTGTCAGGCATACTGCGCCAAGCTTCCAAGGCAGGCAAAGTTGTGGACATGCAG GAACTGTACATGAGGATGACGCTGGACTCGATCTGCAAGGTTGGGTTCGGGGTTGAGATCGGCACGCTGTCGCCTGATCTCCCCGAGAACAGCTTCGCGCAGGCGTTCGACGCCGCCAACATCATCGTCACGCTGCGGTTCATCGACCCGCTCTGGCGCCTGAAGAGGTTCTTCCACGTCGGGTCAGAGGCCCTCCTCGAGCAGAGCATCAAGCTCGTCGACGAGTTCACCTACAGCGTGATCCGCCGGAGGAAGGCCGAGATCATGGAAGCCCGATCCAGcggcaaggaagagaag ATCAAGCACGACATCCTGTCGCGGTTCATCGAGCTGggcgaggccggcgaggacaGCGGCGGGCTCGGGGACGACAAGAGCCTCCGTGACGTGGTGCTCAACTTCGTGATCGCCGGGCGGgacacgacggcgacgacgctgTCGTGGTTCACCTACATGGCCATGTCGCACCCGGACGTGGCCGAGAAGCTGCGCCGCGAGCTGTGCACGTTCGAGGCGGAGCGCGCGCGCGAGGAGGGCGTAGAACTTGTCCCCTGCGgccccgacgccgacgacgacgagtcgTTCGCCGCCCGCGTCGCGCAGTTCGCGGGCCTCCTCACCTACGACAGCCTCGGCAAGCTGGTGTACCTCCACGCCTGCGTCACCGAGACGCTCCGCCTCTACCCCGCCGTCCCTCAGGACCCGAAGGGGATCCTGGAGGACGACGTGCTGCCGGACGGGACGAAGGTGAGGGCGGGAGGGATGGTGACGTACGTGCCCTACTCGATGGGGAGGATGGAGTACAACTGGGGCGCCGACGCGGCGAGGTTCCGGCCGGAGCGGTGGATCAACGAGGACGGCGCGTTCCGGAACGCGTCGCCGTTCAAGTTCACGGCGTTCCAGGCGGGGCCAAGGATCTGCCTGGGCAAGGACTCGGCGTACCTGCAGATGAAGATGGCGCTGGCCATCCTCTGCCGCTTCTACAGGTTCCAGCTGCTGGAGGGACACCCCGTCGAGTACCGCATGATGaccatcctctccatggcgcatGGACTCAAGCTCCGGGTCTCCAGGGCCGTCTGA
- the LOC117838138 gene encoding thioredoxin-like 1-1, chloroplastic translates to MWNHNGIKGKQFLPTEKVASSSWQITRAAPKDPKKGIRTKWWEKDMESNMKNIKSQEDFDKQLLMAGDKFTVVHFFSPGCGACKTLHSKVNQFAAMHPGLQFLMVNYNEQTEICKRLNVHVLPLFHFYRGVEGHIYSFSCTIATFHKFKDALKRHGVQTKSLAAEKVSEESEHNSNAPLTDIPKASDASPNMDGDDSPIESKQ, encoded by the exons ATGTGGAACCACAATGGGATCAAGGGGAAGCAATTCTTGCCCACAGAAAAGGTCGCCTCAAGTAGTTGGCAGATCACCAGAGCTGCACCAAAAGATCCCAAGAAG GGTATTCGCACAAAGTGGTGGGAGAAGGACATGGAGAGCAACATGAAGAATATCAAATCTCAAGAAGATTTTGATAAACAGCTTCTGATGGCTGGAGATAAGTTCACAGTGGTGCACTTCTTTTCACCAGGCTGTGGAGCTTGTAAGACGCTACACTCTAAG GTCAATCAGTTTGCCGCTATGCATCCAGGACTTCAATTTCTTATGGTCAACTATAATGAACAGACGGAGATCTGTAAGCGTCTCAATGTCCATGTCTTGCCATTGTTCCACTTTTACAGAGGTGTTGAAGGTCATATTTATAGCTTCAGCTGCACAATTGCAACC TTTCATAAATTCAAAGATGCTCTGAAAAGGCACGGGGTTCAGACTAAAAGTCTTGCGGCAGAAAAGGTCTCGGAAGAATCTGAACACAACAGCAATGCCCCACTTACTGATATCCCAAAAGCAAGTGATGCTTCACCGAACATGGATGGAGATGACAGCCCCATTGAATCCAAACAATGA